Part of the Quercus lobata isolate SW786 chromosome 6, ValleyOak3.0 Primary Assembly, whole genome shotgun sequence genome, aatataaacttcaatattttTGCTTAATTGTGGCTCAAACATCCTGGTTATCATCTTCTGATAGGTAGACCCTGTATTCTTTaatccaaagggcatcaccttatagtggtaaTTTCCAATAGGAGTGACAAaagaagtcttttcctgatcatcCAAAGCCAatggtatttggtgatatccctgaaaggcatccaaaaaactcatttgAAAATGGCTTACTGTTGCATTCACTAGCTGGTCTATCCAAGGAATGGGGAAATGATCTTTTGGACAAGTCTTGTTCAAATCTATGAAGTCCATACATACCCACCACTTTCCACTCTTTTTTTTCACCACTACAGTATTGGCTAGCCACTCAAGGTAATTTAATAACCCTAACCTGCTTAAATTTGGTCACCTCATCCTTGACAGCATCAAAATTGTCCTTAAATGAGTGTCGGGGTGGTTGCTTTTTGGGACGGATTGACATTTAAATGATGATAGATGAAGTTCGAATCCACCCCAAGAGTTTTATAAGTACTCTATGCGAACacgtcaatattttttttaagaaacactATCAGCTCTTCCTTCTCTCAAGGAGGCAACTGAGCtccgacctgaaagaacttctctgaATCATCATCTATAACAATCTTCTCTAAGGACCATCATACCCTTTTCACATCATACCTCCATCTTGAGGGTGACCACCAGGGCATCATCATGTGGCTATATGTCCTAACCTTGTCCTTATCCAAGAAGCTTAATGTTGGTTGGATCTCCATCCTAGCCCTCTTTGGCTCAAGGTTAGAATCCTTGACAGGTGGCCGAGCCACAGACATCACTCTGAGGGGTGAGAACCAATTCGCCCCAAAGTAGTgaagatgacattaattgtgcccAAAGGTGGCCTTGAAGAAGCATTTCTTTGAGATCTGGATCTTGCCTGACTGCTTTGCCCAATTGACTAGTGTAGAAATTGTTTCAACTTTCCATCTCTGACCAACTGTTCCAGATGATTCCACAAAGTTCTGCAATCTTCCGTGGTATGTCCTCACTCTTGGTGGTATTGGCGATGAAAGCTTTGATTGCGCTTCATTGGGTCTCCTCCCATTTTGTTTAGTCATCTAAATTATGGCTCATTCTTAATCTTTTTCAAGACTTGATGCACTGGTTCCTTGAATACTATGCTAACCACCTGGGTAGCACTAGACTGATTGCCCCGCAAAGTCTCTTTGGGGTTGATTATTGTTGTATCTATCTGACTTGAAATCCCTCCTATCCTGAAGGATAACCTTAGCTTTCCCTTTCCCTTGCTGTTGGTCTTCCTTGACCCGTTTATACTCGTCTATACGGTCCATAAGCCGACATACACTCCTTACAGACTTCTTGGTCATCGACTTTCTCAAATCATGCTTAACAGGTAAGCCAACCTTGAAAGTCTTTAGGGCCACATCATTAAAGTCCCCATCAATCTCATTGAATATCTCTTGGTATCTGTCTGAGTATGTTTTTATGGTCTCCATTTCTCGCATGATCATAAACAACAGGGAGTCtaaaggccgaggaaccctatTGCAAGTCACAAATCGGGCCTTAAATGCCCTGGTGAGCTCTTTAAAGGAGCTAATAGAACCTTCCCTCAGACAGTCGAACCATCTCATTTCCACAGACCCTAGATTGGAtgggaacaccttgcacattAAGGCCTCGTTCCTAGAGTGAACGGTCATTGGGAGGAGTCCTGGACCTGGGATGGTAGCTAttatcaccatcatcatcaaaagaagGGTCAGAACTCGGAAGGGTTCCTCTACGTCGCTTATAGCGTAACCTTCTACGCAAACGGTTAATCTCTAGTTGCATGATCCTAGTATTCTTTTCATAAGAGAGGTGACTTCCACCTGGAGACTGACTTCCTCCAGTGTGCGTGGTATGCACGCTAACCTCTCGATCCCTCTTTCGCTCGAGGTTGAGGAACTGATCCTAACACTGGGAACCAACAAATTCCTCCTGGTTTGGCCCTGAACCTACCATAGTTGGACATTGAACTCAAAAAAGCTCAAGTaattcccacagacgacgctaattgtaaggacacaatttggttcctaagcccaaaagATAAAAGAATCTAAGCTCAAAGaatccaatacaatgaatttgtagaaagtgggttagaaaactaggctctaatgagttggATAACAATTATAATGGATCTAGACGACAATAAAGTAAAGATAGACttgttttatctaaagaaaatcgtccttgGCACAATCCAAGGAaatcagttcttgtatatatctcttgaatttgattacaagcACCGTTCTtgttgctacagtatttttctcttaattctcTGATCATTTTCCCTCAAggtcttctttctattttatattatcttccttCTTTTATCTCTACCCTCTACATGTAGATTAGATTGCTGGTGTTGATCCTTATCCCATCAACACCTTCCTAAAATCTTTGGGAGTAGCTATAAAGttgaaaattactgttcaggtatcacttccacataaatgcagctaGAGAGTTTGTtgtagagcattcaatgtggtggtagcagctttctcttagatatttcataactTCCCTTTGTCTTGTTCCTTCCTGATACTTATCCTTAACGATGGAATCACCCGGAACATTACTCTTGATGGCAAACCGCACCTTCTGATCTTTGCTTTGCTCAGTTGAGGaagcattcctcctcggaccaccttcttGAACCATCATGACCAAATCCCTTTCTTTATTCACTAATGCCGACTTCTATAACAACGTTTACCCGTACTCAAACTACTAAGCGTCCTCGGACTGGGCCCCCAGCCCAACATATACTACTGGGCCTATCATCCCTACAATAAGTATTTCGTATTTTCcctgaaaaaattataatgtaatatatatatatatatatatatatatattttaagtacaAAAGCATTCTTTAGTCCATATTTTTCAGGTTGGTAAAACTTCATATTCCATATACAaggtaaataaaaataaattgatgtgtCTCACTTGCAACTTTCTATCTATTGACGCTTTAATATTGcaacatatattaaaaataaaaattaatattacaatttaatataattaaagaataaatatgaattaaataatataattttacctTGTTTACTAATTCCTTAATCCTCAATTGAACTTAAGAAATGTTAGTGCCATTAAAAGTTTCACAGtttttgccacaacttgtcACGTGACAAGTTGAGACAAAAATTGTGAAGCTTTTGTGATAATAGCATTTTTCATTGAACTTTTCTGCTTCTCTTTgatattggtaaaaaaaaaaaaaaaaaaaaaaagaagaagaagaagaagaagaaggagaagaaggtGAGTTTGATATTAGTAAAGTGAAATAAAGTGAAGAGTAAAATATTGGTAAAATGAGATATAGTGGGAAACAGAGAAAGTGAAAAAGGAGGGCAATCaactttgcaagaaaatatTGGTTAAGGGCATTTTTTTCATCAACTTTTCAACCTCTTTCATTACTTAAGCGGAATTTTTAATCTTCTCCTGTGACTTCATGCCAATTTTATATGATGTGGGCCCCAAATAAAGCATTCCTAAAGTGTGCCTCATGAGTCATGAGTACATGACacttgttaacatttccctttttaataaaaataaataaataaatttattttgttatagaaGTGGTGTGGCtccaatcacattcattgttatatcatttttaaaggtttttagcaaactcttttttcttttctttttttcttttttttgagtagTGTAATTGTTAATACTTTAAACATTATACAAAAAGTGCTTAAACTACtttactaccaaaaaaaaaaaaaaaaaaacttaaaaattgatGCGATAAGAATGTTATTGGTTCTACTTTGACAATATAATAAGtgaatatttgattttttttttgagaaagaaattgaTTGGATTTATTAATTTGAATCAACTACATCCAATtgtaaaatcaaaacaatatgcGATGGGACATCTTCCaaagaaagtttttaatttttggtggaACTTGCATCTGCCAAATCCCCTTCCAAACCTATTTATCACAAATTGGTGGGAATTGTGGGCTTGCTTCCAACTCCGACTCTTGTTTGAGGAACATATAACCAGACTTGCTTATGTAGTGGTCTGATGTGGACTATGGCCAATACAAGGTGTCCTCAGTTGCAACTCGGCTAAGAGGAATCTTCTTGATCAACTTAGCATcctcttccaaaaataaaccaTCAATTAGCTCTTCATTccattttcttgtgtttggatCTATGAGCGAATCTACCGTATGAGTTTCAAAACTCTTTAATGGACAAATTGGTTGCCTTGGAGGGTGTTTTCTTGGCAGCCACTGTTGCTaccatatattaattttttccccATTTACAATCCTCCATATTGCCCCCCTTTGAATGATGTCTCTCCCCCTAGGGATACTCTTCCAAGCATAAGAACCCGTCGTTGAATCGGCAGCCTCCATTATTGAAGAATTTGGGAAGAAGTGAGCTTTAAATACCTTATAGAACAGTGAGGTCTTATTATGCAGGAGCTGCCATGCTTGCTTTGTTAAAAGAGAGTCATTGAACATGGCAAGATCACAAAAACCCATACCACCAATGGTTTTAGATTTTGTCATATCctcccatttaacccaatgtATTTTTCTACGGTCACCTcgttgtccccaccaaaacttcttAACAAGGGACACAATCTCATTGCACAAACTTATCGGCAATTTAAAGCATCCCATAGAGTAAGTAGGGATAGCTTGAATAACTGCCTTTAAGAGCACTTTCCTTCCGACTTGGGAGAGTAATTTTGCTTCTCACCCTTGAAGTTTCCTCCATACCTTCTCctttatataattaaaactctttttttttcctttaccaACTAGAGAGGGCAACCCAAGGTATTTCTCATAGTGCATGATTTTTGGCACTCCCAAGTTCACCTTTATTCCGTGCTTGACTTCTTTCGGTACAGAGTTGCTAAAGAACAAAGAGGTCTTACTTCTATTTACTTTTGCCCCGAGGCTTCCTCATACTTGTTTAGTAAGTCCATCACCTGTCACACTCCTCCATTGTAGCCCTGCAAAAAATAAGACTATCATCTACAAAGAGCAAATGCGTTAGTTTAGGGCCTTTCCTACAAAAGGAGTAGCCATGGATATCACCTTGTAATTCAACCTTTTTAATCAAACCATTCAGCCATTACGTACAAAGAAGAAATAGGAAAGGGGAAAGTGGGTCTCCTTGCCTAATCCCTTTTGTAGGAAAAATCATTCCACATGGTTCTCtattcatcaaaacaaaatatgaaattattttcacaCAACCCATTACAAGATTTATCCACCTCTCCATTAAACCCATCTTCCTCATTATCCCCTCTAAATAATACCACTCCACCTAGTCataagccttactcatatctaGTTTTAGTACCATATAACGATAAGAGGCCCCTTTATACTTCTTCATACTGTGTAAGGTTTCAAAAGCCACCAAAATGTTATCTGAAATTAATCTTTCCTGAATGAAGGCTGATTGGTGTTCTGTGATAATGGATGGAAGTATTTGTTTTAGGCGATTTGTAAGGACTTTGGAGTATATTTTGTAAAGTACATTACAAAGGTTAATGGGGTGAAATTGATGTGCATATTCTAGAGAGTTTATTTTCGGCACAAgagtaataaaaatatgatttggGGGAAATGGTATGGTACTTAAATTTAACCACGACAATATGGATGAAGTGAAATCATGATTTACCGTGCTCCAAAAATGTTGATAAAAGAGTGGCAGCATACCATCAGGTCCAGGTTCTTTAAGGGGAGCCATTTGTTGGAGGGCACTAATGACTTTACACGCCTTAAACTCCTTACATTGGGTTGCATTCATCTCTTCATCTATCACTGTAGGAACACTCTAGCACACTAGCGGGAACACTACCCTCTGTTAAAGCAAATAGTGACTTGTAGTATTTTACCATGATTTCACCTACTTCTTCTTAGGTAGTTCTCCACACCCATCCTCATCTCTAATTCCTTCCATAGCATTTTTCTGTAATTTCTTTGTGGCACAAGAATGGAAATACTTCGAATTTTTATCCCCTTGGTTTGCCCATAGTAATCTAGAACTTTTAGCCTACATAGTTGCTTCCCTATCTTGTAAAACCTCAATATCTTTTTTGATCTGTCTAACCCGAAAATTGTTCCCACTAATCATGGCAGCCCTTTCTTCCTTGGCTAAAACCTTCTTTAAATAATTCAACTCCATCTTTACATTACCGAAAACATTTTTCTCCCAATGCTCCAATTCCCTCCCACACCTCTCCACTTTCCTCAAAATATTTCCTCCATCATCGAGCCCACTTCCACTACCCCAAGCTGAGAACACCAATTCCTCATAACTTGAATTTGAGAGACCCGAGAGGGAGATGAGAATTGGTATGTGATCAGATGACGTACAAGTTAAATGGAACACTCTTGAACCTGCAAACTTCATGAACCAGCTATTTGTGACCGAACACCTATCTAacctctcccaaattgaacttccATTCTCGAAGTGCTTGCCCCAAGTAAACTTCGAACCCTCAAACCCCAAGTCCATAAATCCCCACTCATCGATCACCTCCCTAAACTGTTGCATTTGATAATGGGGTCTTCTTGCACCACCCAAGTTTCTCATCTTGTCTGATAATTTCATTAAAGTCCCCAAAGCAAAGCCAAGGCTTTTCCGGTTGTGAATTTAAATTCCTTAGCTTATTCCAAACTTCGTGTCTTCTAACTGTATCGAGTTCACCATAAAAACCCGTTAATCTCCATTcattctctaaatttttatCGATCATCGCATCAATATAGTATCTATCAAAACCTTCCACCTTTGAATTAACTAAAACTTTCCAATAAAAAACCAATCCTCCACTCCTTCCTACTCTTGGTACAACCTATCTATGATCAAAACCAATACTACTTAGTCTACTTTGAACAAACTCTAGCCTTGCATCATCTGTAAGTGTCTTGGCTAAAAACACTACAACGGGATCTTTTGCCCGTATGATTTCAACGAGCTCCTTCCCTATACGCAAATTCCCAAGCCCATGATAGTTTCAAGCGAAACAACTAATTGCTATTGGTGGGGCTGAACAATAGCTCCCGCCACTACTGAAGGTGTGATTTCATCCCCGAGGATCGCCTGAAATCTTTTTGCTGACAATTCGGACTGATCTTCCTTTGCTCTTATTGCTCTCTTTTTTCCTAAGGATTTGGAGGTTTCTACCGTGTTGCTTGTAGTTTTCCTTTCTCTGCGTTTCCAGGTAGGTGCTGCATGAATTGAATCTAGATGGAGAGCCCTAGCTACTTGGGAGTCATGTGACTTTTTAAGTTGAGAAGAGTCACTTAATTTGTCACGTGAGCTGGGGTTTTTTGATGTTCTCTTTCTCGACCCCTGAAGTGTAACGGCACCAAATTCCTTAGCTAAACACACCTCCTCATTATTTGCTTCCAAATCAGGTTCAGTTACATTAGGAGTCTTCCCCACTGTAATTCCCTCATTAATTATGTCTTTTAAAACCGTATCTTCCTTTCTAATTTTGTCCCCCTTATTGCGTATTAATGAGGGAATAATATCTTCTTGAATGCTATCATCCCTATCTGCCGTTACACCTTGTGACTGCTCCGGCCTCCTTTCTCTACTTGAAATTGAATTCTGACCAGAATCACGATCAACTGATGTACTTGAACTCCCCTTCTTCTTCGTTGCATAGTAGCCAGGGACTAAAATTGCATTTTTCCTAATAACTATGAAGGGGGGTGCTCTTAATTGTGGTCCAAACTCAGACTGTTCTACTTTAAGTGTGCCCTTGCTATCAATCCACAACTCACAATCTCTATCATCGTGAGTAAGTTGCCCACACCAGTAGCATAAATTTGGCAACCTCTAATACTTGAATGAAATCCACGCCTGTTTTCCTCCTTCACCAATATATATTAATCTCCCATGGCACAAAGGTAAAGATAAATCGATGGAGACCTGCACATGAATAAGATGACCCTTATCAATTCAGCGTTGAAACCTCTCCCAACACACTACAAATTTTCTTTGTTGCCTCAATTGTCATATATTTGATCGGAATTCCATGCACCTAAACCCAAATCTTAGTCTTctcaaattttatatcttttagCGACGATTCATTTTCATATCGACTCATCACCACCAGATGTTTGTCAAAGCTCCATGGTTCGCCTTCTAAAATTCTATCCACATCCTCCTTATTgtcaaaagagaaaataattttatggtcTTCAAAACTGTGAATCTTGAAACCATTTCTGGCTTTCCATGGTGGGGTGAAAGTCTTAGCTATAATCTCCATATTGATGGCTCGTCTAGTTAAAAACTTTGCAGTAATGGAGAAATTCTCAACTTTTTCTTCATCAAGTAAACAGCAACTTGGCCCCTCTCTATCAGAGAGAGTACGTCGATTCCATGATTGAGCCAACTCATCCATCCTTACTCACACTCGAATCTATTTCCCAAACCCCCGAAAAAGAACCCAACAAACCTAGGAATAACAGTATTACTCCCAAGATACTAAAGCACCTTCTAAGAGGGGACACTCTAATTCTACTGTGTAaaggaaatagagagaaaaaacccCACTTCTAACCACAAAGAAACTTTGCTTTTTAACTAGCACAAACTTGGTTTGAGGAAAATTCCTCCTTGTTCATTCTATAGAACCCGTTGTCCCAAATTGCAAGCTATGGCTCTGGCTTAGTCAATTAGGCCATTGCCCGAGGCATCTTACAAGAGCAAGACTCCAAATTTTAGTTTGAAcatttttgaattgtttattgtgattggagacatatcaatttgtaagacTTACTATATATAGTAAAGGTCAAAATATATTGTTGGTCTCTAAAGTTCACCCACTTAGCACTTTTGGTCATTGAAGTTTCAAATGAATGCTATTGGcccttaaagtttaaaaaaaattattggtctCTAAAGTTTGAATTGAGTACTATTGGttcctaaaacttaaaaaaacgAGCACTATTACTCTTTGAGTTtgagattaagaaaaaaatgttattgtCCATTCCACCAACTTTTGTATGTTTCTTTACCTATGTGTCTAACAAAACAATATAGCTcgttttttaaatttcaaggaCTAATAATGATCATTTTTACACTTCAAGTTCCATAAGTGTTTGCTTGAATTTCAGGAACCAAAAACGCTCAATAGGTAAACTTTAGATactaacaatattttttagccaataataaaatttacagTATCTATAATATCACTCAGTAGGCAAAAATTCAACTTTCAAATCCTAAAAAATAGGACTTGCTATCCTAACCTATAAACATGGACCACCATATATTACTCAATTGATGACTAAAGATTCGGTAATTCCCTCCAAACTAGAACCATTCACTAACTACCAGATAAAGCTTGCTCATTAaaagttgtgtgtgtgtgtgtgtgtgtgttttttttttttttttttgtgtgtgtgtgtgtgtgtgagtgtgatAATGGAATCCTTTGTGGCATTTATATCATTATATGGGTGATTTGAATCACATCTCCCCCTTCGTACCATCtctttatcttaaaaaaaaaaaaaaaaaaattaaaagaagtagTTATCCGTTACTATAAGTGAACTTATACGGTCCTCTTACATAATAATGAGTCTCCTTAATTAGACTTGTGGTATTTCTACCGTACACACGAGAAAGTTGTatgtttcatttttaatattgaatattttttgaCACATCAGCAAATTCTCTGCATTAGGCAAAGGGGTTATTCTTCCTTTGGGGGGTTTGAGCAAactttgagatttttatttttattttttggaaggTAAGCTTTGGagtaatttttaaacttttttatttatttatctgaAATAGAAATCCTACTTAGTTTAGTCTTAGTGTATATGTctgtgaaactccctcttagAGACTTAAAACCTGGCCCTTGCACCCCTTCCCACCTCACAAGATCAtttatacttatagagtgacTATTATGCCTAGCGGTGATATTTTTGAACTATAGATTGCATTGCATTTTATATATTAGAGTTAAGGCTTTGTGAGTTTATTTACagcagtgatgagttgtgtatGTGAGtagactatttttttattattaaaaaaaaaaaaaaaaagaataacagTTCTCTTTTAAATTTCTGCTAGATTCAAATGTTGAAGGCTTTCTATGTAAGTTTTTTGTGGTTAGGAGGATgaaaagttttaattaatgaaattctaagattaaatttattatctcCCAGCATATTctaagattatatatatatatatgagataggTTCAACTTATACTTGATATAACTTTACAAGAATTACACATTTTTCGAACCATTGTGAGAACATGATACAAGAAGATGATGAAGTTATACTTGGTATAACTTTATTGTCTTCTTTCACCATGTTCTCGTTcaaaaaatgtgtaattcttGTGAAGTTATATAACTTCATCGTCTAGTATAACTTCATCGTCTTCTTGCACCATCTTCTCACAATTGTTTAACAGAAAATTGTTGAGGTTgagtatttctaaaacactcatGGGAAATTTTATTCAAGGTAAAATTCATATAGATCTAAGGATATAAAACATTCATGGTCAAAGTCAATGTTTTAAAAACTAATGCTCTTTTAGCATCATCTCTAAGCCATGTCTTCATCGATCTCCCACCATGGTCttgaaaaatcttttaaaaGATGGGCTCTTTGCCATCAATATACGCAAACCATCATGTTTTACGAAAAAATAGGCTAGTGCTTTTGAGGTGTTATTTGCTTCAAAATAACCTCTACAGCGTGCTCCATATACAGCAAACATGTCTTGCTCCATTATGATTTGTTTGCACGAGAGCAAGAAGACGATGGGAGAGAGAggggaagaagatgatgatgtgAAAAGCGGAGagttaatgctattttttttttccattaataaGAAGAATTAATGCTTTAAATCAcgaatttttagagaaataacAACTTAGCATGAATGTTTTTTCACCATTAGATTTAATAGAAATTAATGGTTAGAAAAAGATATAACTTTTGTTAAATTACACTAGATGTAACTTAAACCTATCTCACAacaagagttacacattttctaaactattagagcatgtttggtagactgtaatagcctctgtaatgtaatagttattcttatgatttaattattatttaatttggttatgtttttattacaaagaataattattccttatgaatagctattattcaaaatgaggaataattattcctctttaAGAGGCTGtattagttattctttagtaagtgtaataatttcaaaacttaatatatttccaagtaaataaactttccatatatatctaacaattataaaaataaaaaaattataaaaaaataacacatatctatcttaaatttaaaaataacaaattttaaggagATAAAATTGTATGAGTAGGAAATTTCCTAatataaatgttaagtttcattctaatgttataactcacaaccaaactaatgaatatgtttagttattatattacaacacattttattcccaGTAATAACGATTAAATTTCCTGTCGTAATCTCCATCTAGTGTACTAAACATATCCTTAGATTGAAGTAGATCtaatggtaaaaaataaaaataaaaaaccactcaTTATTGCTGATATTCTAATTAGGATTTCTTATTCCTTATTCATGACATTCCCTTACCcatctctaaacccaaaatatatatatatatatatatacctttctctctctctccttcactACCATACATTTCCATTACCAGGACATTATCAGGTCTTCTTTTGTCCAAAACAGGACGAATCTAAAATCCTGCAAGAAGAGAACCAATGAAGTCTATCatagaacatatgtcactacgGCCCAAAACAAGAGAACATTCAAACGAGGTTCTAACAAAGACAATTCTAGCTATCGTCGAAAAGGCATCTACACCTTCAAAAGCACAATGATTTCTCTCCTCCCACAAAGTTCACAAAAGACATAACGAAGCTCAAttccaaacaaataaagaatatttttcatatcaattcCACCATCTCGaaaagtagcttttttttttttttttgctgaatcatCTCGAAAAGTAGCTTAACAACGCTATTTGACATTACATTACCCATTGAACCCAAAAGCataatagataaaaaattttcaaatacttaattttaattatgacTTCTGATTTATGGTACAATccttggttaattaattgagTAAATAATTTCATAGCACATAGGCTCTGCATTTTCTcaatacaattaattaatgATTTTCGTACAAAAGCCACATGATCAAAGGTTAAGCATAGGATAATATGCACTTGTCAGGACAAACAAATTTAAGGAATGAAATGTACATTAGTTGTGTTCTCCAGACTTCTAGAATAAGTCACtaatttcttagattttttttttctttgtgctgCCAGCGACTTGGCTGTGGATGTGGAACCATATGGCaatggaggagagagagagtagagagaaacTTGTActggaggagaaagagagagagagaagcatataaccttttttaggtttagagagAAATATGGAATATTATAAATAAGAGATAATAAATGAGATCCTAATCAGAATAAGCAttaatgagtgttttttttttaacgttgGATCTTGAATCTATTTAAAtctaatggtttaaaaaatgtgtaacttgaattcaactcatatatatatgattttgtagatgatatatttgATAATTGGCTTGTGTTTTGTCTTTCAAGAGTttagttgtgtgtgtgtgtgttggggggtgggggggggggtaaatTCATGCTATTTGCAGGTGGGTTTCGGACTTGaggtgtttttgtttttgaaattttaaagttatGAAGTGTCACTCACAAGGCAATTGCTAAAGTACTTGAGTGGATCTGGATTATGAACTTGTGTGGATTTTGGGGTGTACGTTTTTATCCATGAAAATTGCTTCTTTCGTCTTGGTTTGGGATGCCAGTTGTGTAATTTTGAGATTCATTTGGATGAGGTTTTGCTTGTTATGGACTTTCTAAGAGGAGTGGTGTCAATGGGGTTTCGGCCATTGCTAGGTAGACTCAGACCTTTTATTGGTTTACTGAGTTTGGCCATGGAGCTTCTTTGTGATGCTGTTATCTTGTGAATGTTATGAGGTTTTGAACTTGTATTGGCTCGTGGGTTTTGGTTGTGGCATGTTTTAAAACTAGGGAATGAGCATTCGGCCGATGTTAATTGTTAAAGTATAGCAGTTAGCCAAGGCTTCTATTATATTCTTTATGGTTTGGGCTTAAATTTCAGTCTATTGCGTGCAAAGGGGTTATTAAAGACTTGGGCTTTGTtcctattaaataaaaaaaaggacttGGGCTTTGT contains:
- the LOC115994707 gene encoding uncharacterized protein LOC115994707 gives rise to the protein MCKVFPSNLGSVEMRWFDCLREGSISSFKELTRAFKARFVTCNRVPRPLDSLLFMIMREMETIKTYSDRYQEIFNEIDGDFNDVALKTFKVGLPVKHDLRKSMTKKSVRSVCRLMDRIDEYKRVKEDQQQGKGKAKVILQDRRDFKSDRYNNNQPQRDFAGQSV